In Wolinella succinogenes DSM 1740, a single genomic region encodes these proteins:
- a CDS encoding radical SAM/SPASM domain-containing protein, with protein MTQEAIFKAIREREMKVLNIQVTSSCNYACGMCPFHGDGYSGEYFDERPTIRRDMSLDEIKLILEKASMEGFEWIDLTPNGEFFTHKQWYQILSLIKEFGLKIMITSNGGLLGEEDIKRACEVGVDHIVISVDSLSYESYKKIRKPATKLAFERAIHAPLYFKKYGGDSIYVQIQITEQPEFPHEALGVLDFYKDKGLNQISLKKMFVTGEDGIGHIGVEKLEYTHGKCKAYGSPIVMTDGTVLPCCGAFYFYPKLGEKIPNIFNHTIFESARILDDLYERDSLFGSYCRNCSLYDSSRKAAPVKFIFGDYYAEQTLFETRYFILPKYLRFLPSLAILWLYKKGYARKIKQWLVAAQ; from the coding sequence GTGACACAGGAGGCCATTTTTAAGGCAATTCGCGAGCGTGAGATGAAAGTCTTGAATATTCAAGTGACTTCCAGCTGCAATTATGCTTGCGGAATGTGCCCTTTTCATGGCGATGGATATAGTGGGGAGTATTTTGATGAGAGACCTACGATTCGACGGGATATGTCGCTTGATGAAATTAAATTGATTTTAGAAAAAGCTTCTATGGAGGGATTTGAATGGATAGATTTGACTCCCAATGGAGAGTTTTTTACCCATAAGCAGTGGTATCAAATTTTGTCTCTTATCAAAGAGTTTGGTCTTAAGATAATGATCACATCCAATGGCGGTCTTTTGGGCGAGGAAGATATAAAGAGAGCTTGTGAGGTTGGGGTTGATCACATCGTCATCAGCGTGGATAGTCTGAGCTATGAGAGTTATAAAAAAATACGAAAACCAGCTACAAAGCTAGCCTTTGAGCGAGCGATTCATGCTCCACTCTACTTCAAGAAATATGGAGGCGATTCAATCTATGTCCAAATTCAAATTACAGAGCAGCCCGAATTTCCCCATGAAGCCCTAGGGGTGCTAGATTTTTATAAAGATAAGGGGCTAAACCAAATATCTCTAAAAAAGATGTTTGTCACGGGCGAGGATGGAATCGGGCATATAGGTGTGGAGAAGCTGGAGTATACTCATGGCAAATGCAAGGCGTATGGGAGTCCTATCGTGATGACAGATGGCACCGTGCTCCCTTGTTGCGGGGCGTTTTACTTTTACCCTAAGCTTGGAGAGAAAATCCCAAATATTTTTAATCATACTATTTTTGAATCTGCGAGAATACTTGATGATCTGTATGAGAGAGATTCGCTATTTGGCTCCTACTGCCGTAATTGTTCTCTGTATGACTCTAGCCGAAAGGCTGCCCCTGTGAAATTTATTTTTGGGGACTATTACGCGGAGCAGACGCTTTTTGAGACAAGATATTTTATTTTGCCAAAATATCTTCGATTCCTGCCAAGCTTAGCTATCTTGTGGCTCTACAAGAAAGGATATGCTAGAAAAATCAAACAATGGCTTGTGGCGGCTCAATAG